A window from Luteibacter flocculans encodes these proteins:
- a CDS encoding GH92 family glycosyl hydrolase: MTGSKQAWGRAVLALATAAAVVPVGAVAADRQFDTSFEPGNPAFATAQVGGLDVRIVGGPPADAVLTAKPDVGFTGTHSLRYAGTASGKVVVKLFDTDLRVSDGTVLSWLVFPRSNKDDLTNPANYASVDLVFDDGSRLSATGAHDQHGVPATAKGQGEGRVLYPDQWNYVSVDLGAVAKGRRVRAIELAVDAPAGKTFEGYLDDVRIGKVKPIDSTHPTDYVDTRRGSNANANFSRGNNFPAVAMPHGFNFWTPTTNAGSNWIYQYQERNGADNRPRIEAFSLSHEPSPWMGERQTFQVMPADAETGAPPLKRETRALAFSHDAEVAHPDYYRVRFDNGITTEITPTDHAAMFRFTFAGKRSQLVFDNLDGHAAVTLDPEHRAIHGWSDVKSRLSTGATRLFFYAEFDRPISESGRLTGEGRDDASAWVGFDTAKGGGAVTMRIATSLIGVEQAKANLAQEIAPNDDFDSVHARARDAWDKRLGIVSVEGATPDERTILYSNLYRLFLYPNQAYENTGSKEHPVYRYASPFSAPAGENTPTHTGARIVDGKPYVNNGFWDTYRTAWPAYVLLTPTEAGRMIDGFVQQYRDGGWIARWSSPGYADLMVGTSSDVAFADAWLKGVRNFDVASFYQSAIRNASTVSDVKGAGRKGIERSLFNGYTDDTVSEGLSWSMDGYINDFAIGNLAAELAKAAPGGDAYRGYADDALWYRSRALGYANLFDPAVGFFVARDPAGKWRWDAKDFNPTRWGGDYTETDAWNMAFHAPQDGAGLAALYGGREALGAKLDQFFATPGTFDVGDYGDVIHEMLEARDVRMGQYGHSNQPSHHIIWMYDQAGQPWKAQDKLRDAVSRLYVGSEIGQGYPGDEDNGEMSAWWLFAAAGFYPLRMGSPDYVIGAPHFPRMTITLENGARIDIRAPGVSDVNRYVQSLKVNGQPWDNLSLPHALLAKGATLTFEMGPEPSRWGTGAAALPPSLSAEGQKPAPLHDVLRSDEVSIEGAAKGSPKAAIDNDSGTELALRAGAVLRDRLPSPAVVSLYTITSPAKAAEAPSGWKLEGSADGKQWTVLDERKNETFPWNRQTRAFAVADPQAFRQYRLTFAGSATAKVAEVELLAR; the protein is encoded by the coding sequence GTGACGGGATCGAAGCAGGCTTGGGGGCGGGCGGTGCTCGCCCTGGCGACGGCTGCAGCCGTGGTACCGGTGGGCGCCGTCGCGGCGGATCGTCAGTTCGATACATCGTTCGAGCCGGGCAATCCCGCGTTCGCGACTGCGCAGGTCGGTGGTCTCGACGTTCGCATCGTCGGCGGCCCACCTGCCGATGCGGTGCTTACGGCGAAGCCCGACGTAGGTTTCACCGGCACGCATTCGCTGCGCTATGCCGGCACGGCCAGCGGCAAGGTTGTCGTGAAGCTGTTCGATACCGATCTGCGCGTCTCCGACGGCACGGTGCTCTCCTGGCTCGTCTTTCCGCGTTCCAACAAGGACGACCTGACCAACCCGGCGAACTACGCCAGTGTGGACCTGGTGTTCGACGACGGTTCGCGACTTTCCGCTACCGGCGCGCACGATCAGCACGGGGTACCGGCCACGGCAAAGGGGCAGGGCGAAGGCCGCGTGCTCTATCCCGATCAATGGAACTACGTGAGCGTCGATCTGGGCGCCGTGGCGAAGGGGCGTCGCGTGCGCGCCATCGAACTGGCCGTCGATGCGCCGGCAGGCAAGACCTTCGAGGGCTATCTCGACGACGTGCGCATCGGCAAGGTCAAGCCGATCGACAGCACGCATCCCACCGACTATGTCGATACGCGTCGTGGCTCGAATGCCAACGCGAACTTCTCCCGCGGCAACAACTTTCCCGCGGTGGCGATGCCGCACGGTTTCAATTTCTGGACGCCGACGACCAACGCCGGCTCGAACTGGATCTACCAGTACCAGGAGCGCAACGGTGCCGATAACCGTCCGCGCATCGAGGCGTTCAGTCTTTCGCACGAACCGAGCCCGTGGATGGGCGAGCGGCAGACCTTCCAGGTGATGCCGGCCGATGCCGAAACGGGTGCGCCGCCGTTGAAGCGCGAGACGCGCGCGTTGGCCTTCTCGCACGACGCGGAAGTGGCGCATCCCGACTACTACCGCGTGCGCTTCGACAACGGCATCACCACCGAGATCACGCCGACGGATCACGCAGCGATGTTCCGTTTCACCTTTGCCGGGAAACGCTCGCAGCTGGTGTTCGACAACCTCGATGGCCATGCGGCGGTCACGCTCGATCCGGAACACCGCGCCATCCACGGCTGGTCGGACGTGAAGAGCCGCCTTTCCACCGGGGCCACGCGCCTGTTCTTCTACGCGGAGTTCGATCGGCCGATCAGCGAGAGCGGTCGCCTCACCGGTGAGGGCCGTGACGACGCCTCCGCGTGGGTCGGTTTCGATACGGCGAAGGGCGGCGGCGCCGTCACCATGCGCATCGCCACCTCGCTCATCGGCGTTGAGCAGGCCAAGGCCAACCTTGCGCAGGAAATCGCTCCGAACGACGATTTCGACAGCGTGCATGCACGTGCGCGCGACGCCTGGGACAAGCGCCTGGGCATCGTCAGCGTGGAAGGTGCGACGCCCGACGAACGCACCATCCTGTACTCGAATCTCTATCGCCTGTTCCTCTATCCGAACCAGGCGTACGAGAACACGGGCAGCAAGGAACATCCCGTGTATCGCTACGCCAGCCCGTTCTCGGCACCGGCCGGCGAGAACACGCCGACGCATACCGGCGCCCGCATCGTCGACGGGAAGCCGTACGTCAATAACGGCTTCTGGGATACGTACCGCACGGCGTGGCCGGCCTATGTGCTGCTGACGCCGACCGAAGCAGGCCGCATGATCGACGGCTTCGTGCAGCAGTACCGTGACGGCGGCTGGATCGCGCGCTGGTCGTCGCCGGGTTACGCCGATCTCATGGTCGGTACCAGTTCCGACGTGGCCTTCGCCGATGCCTGGCTGAAGGGCGTGCGCAACTTCGACGTCGCCTCGTTCTATCAATCCGCCATCCGCAACGCGTCTACCGTGAGCGACGTGAAGGGTGCCGGGCGCAAGGGCATCGAGCGCTCGTTGTTCAATGGCTACACCGACGACACCGTGAGCGAAGGCCTGTCGTGGTCGATGGATGGCTACATCAACGATTTCGCCATCGGCAATCTCGCGGCGGAACTCGCGAAGGCCGCACCGGGCGGTGACGCCTATCGCGGTTATGCGGACGACGCCCTGTGGTATCGCTCGCGCGCCCTCGGCTACGCGAACTTGTTCGATCCAGCCGTCGGCTTTTTCGTCGCGCGCGATCCCGCAGGCAAGTGGCGCTGGGACGCCAAGGACTTCAACCCCACGCGCTGGGGTGGCGACTACACCGAGACCGACGCGTGGAACATGGCCTTCCATGCGCCGCAGGACGGTGCGGGTCTCGCTGCCCTCTACGGCGGCCGCGAAGCACTCGGCGCCAAGCTCGACCAGTTCTTCGCCACGCCTGGCACGTTCGACGTGGGCGACTACGGCGATGTGATCCACGAAATGCTCGAGGCGCGCGACGTGCGCATGGGCCAGTACGGTCACTCCAACCAGCCGTCGCACCACATCATCTGGATGTACGACCAGGCCGGCCAGCCGTGGAAGGCGCAGGACAAGCTGCGCGACGCCGTGTCCCGGCTGTACGTCGGCAGCGAGATCGGCCAGGGCTATCCGGGCGACGAGGACAATGGCGAGATGTCGGCGTGGTGGCTGTTCGCCGCGGCCGGCTTCTATCCGTTGCGCATGGGTAGCCCCGACTACGTGATCGGCGCGCCGCACTTCCCGCGCATGACCATCACGCTGGAGAACGGCGCGCGCATCGACATCCGTGCGCCCGGCGTCAGCGACGTCAACCGGTATGTTCAGTCGCTCAAGGTCAACGGGCAGCCGTGGGACAACCTGAGTCTTCCGCATGCGCTGCTCGCCAAGGGCGCCACGCTGACCTTCGAGATGGGGCCTGAACCCTCCCGCTGGGGCACCGGGGCGGCGGCTCTTCCGCCGTCGCTGAGCGCCGAAGGGCAGAAGCCCGCGCCGTTGCACGACGTGCTACGTAGCGACGAAGTCAGCATCGAGGGCGCCGCCAAGGGTTCGCCGAAGGCGGCCATCGACAACGACAGCGGCACGGAACTGGCGCTGCGTGCAGGCGCGGTTCTGCGCGACCGGTTGCCGTCGCCAGCCGTCGTCTCTCTGTACACGATCACCTCGCCGGCCAAGGCGGCAGAGGCGCCCTCGGGCTGGAAGCTCGAAGGCTCGGCCGACGGCAAACAGTGGACGGTGCTCGACGAGCGCAAGAACGAGACGTTCCCGTGGAACCGCCAGACGCGCGCCTTTGCGGTCGCGGATCCGCAGGCGTTCCGCCAGTACCGCCTCACGTTCGCGGGCAGCGCGACGGCCAAGGTGGCGGAGGTGGAACTCCTGGCACGCTGA
- a CDS encoding YaiI/YqxD family protein, whose protein sequence is MTAAIWVDADACPNVIKDILFRAAEREQVQVTLVANQWIRTPTSRFIRSIQVPGGFDVADDEIVRRVAPGDLVVTQDIPLAAFAIEKGALALHPRGEMFTRDTIAARLSMRNFMEELRGAGVDTGGPAAMHPRDRQAFANELDKWLARRRTDRPSA, encoded by the coding sequence GTGACCGCGGCCATCTGGGTCGACGCGGATGCCTGCCCGAACGTCATCAAGGACATTCTGTTTCGCGCCGCCGAGCGTGAACAAGTGCAGGTGACGCTGGTCGCGAACCAGTGGATACGCACACCCACCTCGCGATTCATCCGTTCGATCCAGGTGCCCGGCGGCTTCGACGTCGCCGACGACGAGATCGTGCGCCGCGTGGCGCCCGGCGATCTCGTCGTGACCCAGGACATTCCCCTGGCAGCGTTCGCGATCGAGAAAGGCGCGCTGGCACTGCATCCGCGGGGCGAAATGTTCACCCGGGACACCATTGCCGCCCGGCTGTCGATGCGCAATTTCATGGAGGAACTGCGCGGTGCGGGCGTGGACACGGGCGGCCCTGCCGCCATGCATCCGCGCGACCGTCAGGCCTTCGCGAACGAACTGGACAAGTGGCTGGCGCGTCGCCGCACCGATCGGCCATCGGCCTAG
- a CDS encoding rhomboid family intramembrane serine protease, which translates to MITLLIILVTSVVSIVAFRNQRLLDDLILWPPALSRSREYYRLVTYGLVHADGAHLFFNMISLYFAGRIMEAFFSAAMGPFGFLTFYIGALVFSILPSYLANRRNAGYRSLGASGAVSAILFAFILLAPWSRIYVIVIPMPAILYGVLFVVYSIYMDRRGGDNVNHSAHLWGALYGVLFTIALRPEALLNFIGTLTQPRLF; encoded by the coding sequence ATGATCACGCTGCTCATCATTCTCGTGACCTCGGTGGTCTCGATCGTCGCTTTCCGCAACCAGCGCCTGCTGGACGACCTCATCCTGTGGCCCCCTGCGCTCAGCCGCAGCCGCGAGTACTACCGGCTCGTGACCTATGGACTCGTGCATGCGGACGGCGCGCACCTGTTCTTCAACATGATCTCGCTGTACTTCGCCGGGCGGATCATGGAGGCGTTCTTCAGTGCCGCGATGGGCCCGTTTGGGTTCCTCACCTTCTATATCGGGGCACTGGTCTTCTCGATCCTGCCGTCCTACCTCGCCAATCGACGCAATGCGGGATACCGGAGCCTCGGCGCTTCGGGCGCGGTGTCGGCCATTCTCTTCGCCTTCATCCTGCTGGCGCCGTGGTCGCGCATCTACGTCATCGTGATCCCGATGCCGGCGATTCTCTACGGCGTGTTGTTCGTGGTGTATTCGATCTACATGGATCGGCGCGGGGGCGACAACGTCAATCACAGCGCGCACCTCTGGGGAGCCCTTTACGGCGTGCTCTTCACCATTGCACTGCGGCCGGAAGCGTTGCTTAACTTCATCGGTACACTGACGCAGCCCCGGCTTTTCTGA
- a CDS encoding histone H1-like repetitive region-containing protein, with product MATTRKSAAKKSAARKTATKKSTRKTAAAKKAGTRGAAKTAAKKTARKTAAKSTRSVAKKSTARKSVAKKAAAKKATAKKTTARGAAAKKASARKAATTKRSTPKTAARKAPAKKTAAKKAVAKRVVAKKAVAKKAVAKKAVAKKAVAKRAVAKKAISKRTAATKAPATTARKAAPAPAVRKAPARKSPVAKAAPSKRAAPVTKVTSPVATPPTPKKAPRPKPAAAKPASNEAPMQQLSQEEAVAHIQALLDAKRERDRQPPNWPTDEHHAAGTLDVVPGSGSHVSSTPSAHDDDE from the coding sequence ATGGCAACGACCCGAAAGTCCGCCGCGAAGAAGTCCGCGGCACGCAAGACGGCTACGAAGAAATCCACTCGCAAGACCGCAGCCGCCAAAAAGGCGGGTACGCGCGGCGCAGCGAAGACCGCTGCCAAGAAAACCGCAAGAAAGACCGCCGCCAAGTCGACGCGCTCGGTTGCGAAGAAGAGCACCGCGCGCAAGAGCGTCGCCAAGAAAGCCGCCGCCAAGAAAGCCACCGCGAAAAAGACCACGGCGCGCGGCGCGGCGGCAAAGAAGGCTTCGGCACGCAAGGCGGCAACGACCAAGCGCTCCACGCCAAAGACCGCGGCTCGCAAGGCACCCGCGAAGAAGACAGCGGCGAAGAAGGCGGTTGCCAAGCGCGTCGTTGCCAAGAAGGCTGTAGCGAAGAAGGCAGTCGCCAAGAAGGCCGTAGCCAAGAAGGCCGTAGCCAAAAGGGCCGTAGCCAAGAAGGCAATATCGAAGCGCACCGCTGCCACGAAGGCCCCCGCGACCACGGCTCGCAAGGCCGCCCCGGCGCCAGCGGTTCGGAAGGCGCCGGCACGCAAGTCCCCGGTCGCGAAGGCCGCGCCGAGCAAGCGCGCCGCGCCGGTGACCAAGGTGACGTCCCCGGTCGCTACGCCGCCGACGCCGAAGAAGGCTCCGCGCCCGAAGCCGGCCGCTGCGAAGCCGGCATCCAACGAGGCGCCGATGCAGCAGCTGAGTCAGGAAGAAGCCGTGGCGCACATCCAGGCCTTGCTTGATGCAAAGCGCGAGCGCGACCGGCAGCCGCCCAACTGGCCGACGGATGAGCACCATGCCGCCGGCACGCTCGATGTCGTTCCAGGCAGCGGATCGCACGTGTCCTCCACGCCATCGGCGCACGATGACGACGAGTGA
- a CDS encoding NAD(P)-dependent oxidoreductase — protein sequence MRIGFIGLGSMGVGMAGNLIKGGHALTVWNRSADAAKPLAELGAKVAATAAEAAAGADALHSMLANDAAVRQVILEGGVLDTLPQGAVHVNHATVSVALARELADAHERRGIGYVAAPVFGRPTVAAAGELNLVVSGKPDAVAKVQGLLELLARKVWPMGDDPVRATIVKIGGNFLIGAAIESMAEATTLTRAHGVSAKDFLAVMSGSLFASPIYQVYGGLIADETYSPAGFKMSLGFKDIGLARAAAEAERVPMPFASVIHDALLEALAAGDGELDWSAMARVAARRANLDDSQD from the coding sequence ATGCGCATCGGTTTCATCGGTCTGGGTAGCATGGGCGTCGGCATGGCCGGCAACCTCATCAAGGGCGGCCACGCGCTGACGGTATGGAATCGCTCGGCGGATGCGGCGAAGCCGCTGGCCGAGCTGGGGGCCAAGGTGGCCGCGACCGCCGCGGAGGCCGCGGCAGGTGCCGACGCGCTGCACAGCATGCTCGCCAACGACGCCGCCGTGCGTCAGGTGATCCTGGAAGGCGGCGTGCTGGACACGCTGCCGCAGGGAGCCGTGCACGTGAACCACGCCACGGTGTCGGTGGCGCTGGCGCGTGAGCTTGCCGACGCGCATGAGCGTCGCGGCATCGGCTACGTCGCGGCGCCGGTGTTCGGGCGTCCCACGGTGGCGGCGGCAGGCGAGCTGAACCTCGTGGTTTCCGGCAAGCCGGACGCCGTGGCGAAGGTGCAGGGCCTGCTCGAGTTGCTGGCGCGCAAGGTGTGGCCGATGGGCGACGATCCCGTGCGTGCCACGATCGTGAAGATCGGTGGCAATTTCCTCATCGGCGCCGCCATCGAGAGCATGGCCGAGGCGACGACGCTGACCCGCGCGCACGGCGTCTCGGCGAAGGATTTTCTCGCTGTGATGTCCGGTTCGCTGTTTGCCTCACCGATCTACCAGGTCTATGGCGGTTTGATTGCCGACGAAACCTATTCTCCCGCGGGCTTCAAGATGAGCCTGGGGTTCAAGGACATCGGCCTGGCTCGTGCAGCGGCTGAAGCGGAGCGGGTGCCTATGCCGTTCGCCAGCGTGATCCACGACGCGCTGCTCGAAGCCCTCGCGGCTGGCGATGGCGAACTGGACTGGTCGGCGATGGCACGCGTGGCCGCGCGCCGGGCCAACCTGGACGATTCGCAGGATTGA
- a CDS encoding PhzF family phenazine biosynthesis protein yields MSPIRYKQLDVFAARHGGGNPLGVVVDAQGWSDSRMQRFAHWTNLVETTFLMPPRVDGADYRARIYTPTKEIPFAGHPTIGSAHAALDAGLVTPDAAGIVWQECGAGVLPIRVEGDGPTRELFVQSPKARIVGDASRGGETLSAVLYGVKLGALAPACVEGGRRWWVAEFADESVLRGWRPDHAAIRALALATDTLGLCVFARSAEGLAVRAFPAGVGIVEDPASGAANGLIAAYVAERDTTGALATGYVVSQGREVGHDARIIIRIDGDAVWVGGRTNTIIDGHVDWQEWEPAA; encoded by the coding sequence ATGTCTCCCATTCGCTACAAGCAGCTCGACGTCTTCGCCGCCCGCCACGGCGGCGGCAATCCACTGGGCGTGGTCGTCGACGCACAGGGCTGGTCCGATTCGCGCATGCAACGCTTCGCGCACTGGACCAACCTGGTCGAGACCACCTTTCTCATGCCGCCACGCGTCGACGGTGCGGATTACCGGGCCCGTATCTACACGCCGACCAAGGAAATTCCCTTCGCCGGCCATCCCACGATCGGCAGCGCGCATGCCGCGCTCGACGCCGGGCTCGTCACACCGGACGCCGCCGGCATCGTGTGGCAGGAGTGCGGCGCGGGCGTGCTGCCCATTCGTGTCGAAGGTGACGGTCCCACGCGCGAATTGTTCGTGCAGTCACCGAAGGCCCGGATCGTGGGCGATGCGTCCCGCGGCGGCGAAACGCTCTCGGCCGTGCTTTACGGGGTGAAGCTCGGTGCGCTCGCTCCGGCCTGTGTCGAAGGCGGCCGGCGGTGGTGGGTCGCGGAATTCGCGGATGAATCGGTGCTGCGCGGCTGGCGGCCGGATCACGCGGCGATCCGCGCGCTCGCCCTCGCTACCGACACGCTGGGACTCTGCGTCTTCGCGCGTTCGGCCGAAGGCCTTGCGGTGCGGGCGTTCCCCGCAGGCGTCGGCATCGTCGAAGACCCGGCGTCGGGTGCCGCCAACGGCCTGATCGCCGCGTATGTGGCCGAACGCGACACCACCGGCGCGCTGGCGACGGGCTACGTGGTAAGCCAGGGTCGCGAAGTGGGCCACGATGCCCGCATCATCATCCGCATCGACGGCGACGCCGTGTGGGTCGGCGGGCGGACCAACACCATCATCGATGGGCACGTGGATTGGCAGGAGTGGGAGCCCGCGGCGTGA
- a CDS encoding DNA internalization-related competence protein ComEC/Rec2, producing the protein MPRVPFSLVTVAAAAALGCVAVQGWASLPHATSSACVLLVAIVALWCVPQAWLRLVAVVALFAAWAALRAALAMDARWPAARDGEDVVVVGRVVELPRRAGADVAFLFDPDRARGDRTLPRGRLRLTWYRAASAPQSCDRWRLTVRLRRPRGPVNPGGADAERGALQRAIVATGYVREAKANAKLSSGTCIDGWRNALATSLDARLGEHDARVLKALAVGDTRGLTPTDWDVARATGVSHLIAISGFHVGVAAGGGVLLARLFYACLPWFALRVPRPLAQAALGLAVSTAYGMLAGMGLPTVRTLLMIAVVMLAGLGRRKAGGASLLAVALLVVLTADPLAALSPGFWLSFAGVGFLMFCVAPRSAGWRGWLGELLRAQAAMSVALLPMSLWWFGSASLVGFLANLLAAPLVSFAIVPLTLLGCVGLAVTPIADVLLRPAAWLMDWQWRLLEAMADWPAARLTVAESSLAITVLATFGAAWLFAPRGVPLRGYGALLFLPLALPSRDLPAPGAFRVWVLDVGQGLAVLVRTRAHTLVYDAGPAYAGGRDAGIGIVLPAITALGIGPVDHLVVSHGDADHAGGAASVIQRYPQAQRSSGEPKRLSFESAACQAGDAWSWDGVVFRFVEVPRASHGKTPGNDRSCVLAVEGAAGRLLLTGDIGRAAEQRMSRDSLASRLPTVTTIAHHGSRHASTASWLAAVRPTLAIASAGWRNRFGHPHPHVVDRHAEIGSPVYVTARSGAVRIDFPADAAPQVTREWRRPVRRYWRD; encoded by the coding sequence GTGCCTCGTGTTCCCTTTTCCCTCGTTACCGTCGCCGCGGCTGCCGCACTTGGTTGCGTCGCCGTGCAAGGGTGGGCATCCCTGCCTCATGCGACGTCGTCGGCCTGCGTGCTCCTGGTCGCGATCGTTGCGCTGTGGTGTGTACCGCAAGCGTGGCTGCGCCTCGTGGCGGTGGTGGCGCTCTTCGCCGCGTGGGCGGCGCTGCGTGCGGCACTCGCCATGGACGCACGCTGGCCGGCAGCTCGCGACGGTGAGGACGTGGTCGTCGTCGGGCGCGTCGTCGAACTGCCCCGCCGCGCGGGCGCCGATGTGGCCTTCCTGTTCGACCCCGATCGCGCACGCGGCGATCGCACGCTGCCTCGCGGTCGTCTGCGCCTCACCTGGTACCGCGCCGCATCGGCGCCTCAGTCGTGCGATCGATGGCGCTTGACCGTGCGGTTGCGTCGTCCGCGTGGCCCCGTCAATCCCGGCGGCGCCGATGCCGAACGCGGCGCGTTGCAACGCGCGATCGTGGCGACGGGTTATGTGCGCGAAGCGAAGGCGAACGCGAAGTTGTCGTCGGGTACGTGCATCGATGGCTGGCGCAACGCGCTTGCCACATCGCTTGATGCGCGGCTGGGCGAACACGATGCCCGGGTGCTGAAGGCATTGGCGGTGGGTGACACGCGCGGTCTGACGCCCACCGATTGGGACGTCGCACGTGCCACCGGCGTGTCTCATCTCATCGCGATTTCCGGCTTCCATGTCGGCGTGGCTGCCGGCGGCGGCGTGCTGCTCGCGCGGCTGTTCTACGCGTGCCTGCCATGGTTCGCCTTGCGGGTACCGCGACCGCTTGCCCAAGCCGCGCTTGGTCTGGCCGTCTCGACGGCCTACGGCATGCTCGCCGGCATGGGCCTGCCGACCGTGCGTACCTTGCTGATGATCGCCGTCGTCATGCTGGCGGGCCTCGGTCGGCGAAAAGCCGGTGGCGCATCGTTGCTGGCGGTGGCCCTGCTGGTCGTGCTGACGGCCGATCCCCTCGCCGCGCTCTCGCCGGGCTTCTGGCTTTCCTTCGCGGGCGTGGGATTTCTCATGTTCTGCGTGGCGCCGCGTTCCGCCGGCTGGCGAGGCTGGCTCGGCGAGCTTCTGCGAGCCCAGGCAGCGATGAGCGTCGCCTTGCTGCCGATGTCGCTGTGGTGGTTCGGTAGTGCCTCGCTCGTGGGCTTCCTGGCGAACCTGCTCGCCGCGCCGCTGGTGAGCTTCGCCATCGTCCCGCTGACGTTGCTGGGTTGCGTCGGGCTCGCCGTAACTCCCATCGCCGATGTGTTGCTGAGGCCTGCGGCATGGCTGATGGATTGGCAATGGCGCCTTCTCGAAGCGATGGCCGACTGGCCGGCCGCCCGGCTCACGGTGGCGGAAAGCTCGCTCGCGATCACGGTCCTGGCGACGTTCGGCGCTGCGTGGTTGTTCGCGCCGCGAGGCGTCCCCTTGCGCGGCTACGGCGCGCTGTTGTTCCTGCCGTTGGCGTTGCCGTCTCGCGATCTGCCCGCGCCTGGCGCGTTTCGGGTGTGGGTGCTGGACGTAGGGCAGGGCCTCGCCGTGCTCGTGCGGACACGCGCCCATACCCTGGTCTACGACGCCGGTCCGGCTTACGCGGGTGGCCGCGATGCGGGTATCGGCATCGTGCTGCCGGCCATCACCGCGCTTGGCATCGGCCCGGTCGATCATCTGGTCGTGAGTCATGGCGATGCCGACCATGCCGGTGGTGCCGCGTCGGTGATCCAGCGCTATCCCCAGGCGCAGCGATCGTCCGGAGAGCCGAAGCGTCTTTCGTTCGAATCAGCGGCATGTCAGGCCGGCGATGCATGGTCCTGGGATGGTGTGGTGTTTCGTTTTGTCGAGGTGCCTCGGGCAAGCCATGGAAAGACCCCGGGTAACGATCGCTCCTGCGTGCTTGCCGTCGAAGGCGCGGCAGGTCGGCTCTTGCTCACCGGCGATATCGGTCGTGCCGCGGAGCAACGCATGTCGCGCGACAGCCTCGCCTCGCGCTTGCCTACGGTGACCACGATCGCGCACCACGGCAGCCGGCATGCCTCGACCGCGTCATGGCTTGCCGCCGTCCGCCCGACGCTGGCGATCGCTTCGGCGGGTTGGCGAAACCGCTTCGGTCACCCGCATCCCCACGTCGTGGACCGGCATGCCGAGATCGGCAGCCCGGTCTACGTGACCGCACGCAGCGGCGCGGTCCGCATCGATTTCCCCGCCGACGCAGCGCCCCAGGTCACACGCGAATGGCGTCGTCCGGTGAGGCGTTACTGGCGCGATTGA
- a CDS encoding ExbD/TolR family protein, translating to MRIGSRREDDFEINVISLIDVLLTLLMFFVLSTTFIEHSRLKVDLPKAGAEAREATDNALTLVVDRDGQYAVGSDEVQGEGIDALKATIERVAGPDRGRLVVIRADANTAHQNVVRAMDALGQLGFTRLSIATTPSDAAASR from the coding sequence ATGCGTATCGGTTCCCGTCGCGAGGACGACTTCGAGATCAATGTGATCTCGCTGATCGACGTCCTGCTTACCCTGCTGATGTTCTTCGTGCTCAGCACCACCTTCATCGAGCACTCGCGGCTCAAGGTCGATCTGCCCAAGGCGGGCGCCGAGGCACGCGAGGCCACCGACAATGCGCTGACCCTGGTCGTCGATCGCGACGGCCAGTACGCCGTGGGTAGCGACGAGGTGCAGGGCGAAGGCATCGATGCGTTGAAGGCCACGATCGAGCGCGTGGCCGGTCCCGACCGGGGGCGTCTCGTGGTCATCCGTGCCGACGCCAATACCGCGCATCAGAACGTGGTGCGGGCGATGGACGCACTGGGCCAGCTCGGCTTCACGCGGCTCTCCATCGCCACCACGCCGAGCGACGCGGCGGCCAGCCGGTGA
- a CDS encoding MotA/TolQ/ExbB proton channel family protein: MLEILLAGGWALLPILICSLVALAIVLERFWALRRAAVLPPGLGAEVREWARSAKLDAAHLAALEKGSPLGELFAGALAVRDRPREIIKERIEDTGRHVVHRMERYLNTLGTIALIGPLLGLLGTVIGLIRMFLNVMAGGIGDPTKMAGGIGEALICTAFGLVVSIPAYVLHRYFRSKVGGYVVQMEKEATALLDDLSAPRPAPRRRAAAPETAAQAD; the protein is encoded by the coding sequence GTGCTCGAGATCCTTCTGGCTGGCGGCTGGGCATTGCTGCCGATCCTCATCTGTTCGCTCGTGGCGCTGGCGATCGTGCTGGAACGTTTCTGGGCCCTGCGCCGCGCGGCCGTGCTGCCGCCGGGGCTGGGCGCCGAGGTCCGCGAATGGGCCCGGTCGGCCAAGCTCGACGCCGCCCATCTTGCCGCCCTGGAGAAGGGCTCGCCGCTGGGCGAACTGTTTGCCGGCGCGCTCGCCGTGCGCGATCGTCCGCGCGAGATCATCAAGGAGCGCATCGAGGACACCGGCCGCCATGTCGTCCACCGCATGGAGCGTTACCTCAACACGCTCGGCACGATCGCGCTGATCGGCCCGTTGCTCGGCCTGCTCGGCACCGTCATCGGCCTCATTCGCATGTTCCTGAACGTGATGGCCGGTGGCATCGGCGACCCCACGAAGATGGCCGGCGGCATCGGCGAGGCGCTGATCTGCACGGCGTTCGGCCTCGTGGTATCCATTCCCGCGTATGTGCTGCACCGCTACTTCCGCTCCAAGGTCGGCGGCTACGTCGTCCAGATGGAAAAGGAGGCCACCGCGCTGCTGGACGATCTCTCGGCCCCGCGGCCCGCGCCGCGCCGCCGCGCTGCCGCGCCGGAAACCGCCGCGCAGGCCGATTGA